A stretch of the Uranotaenia lowii strain MFRU-FL chromosome 3, ASM2978415v1, whole genome shotgun sequence genome encodes the following:
- the LOC129750814 gene encoding uncharacterized protein LOC129750814: protein MKNVAYFMALILGCYGIEFRGYNYPKPSCPLQPPVTYTETATQTVVFSTENTVFQTVVQTSTVAVPTYITTTDYEIQTSTVYITPSPVTQYSTVINTVTACVQEKEQDSAILNQYLPPISTPPPVLTEEGSHAEVDRTYLPPDTSGRSSATNDINDGNVLNLSASDSDGNLVVLRRSAIKSTPNDARRARYLLNLGALPPLA, encoded by the exons ATG AAAAACGTAGCCTATTTCATGGCCCTGATACTGGGATGTTACGGTATCGAGTTCCGTGGATACAACTACCCGAAACCAAGCTGTCCCTTGCAACCTCCAGTAACTTATACTGAAACTGCGACGCAAACTGTTGTCTTCAGCACCGAGAACACCGTTTTCCAAACAGTAGTTCAAACTAGCACCGTAGCTGTTCCAACCTACATCACAACAACGGATTACGAAATCCAAACAAGCACCGTCTACATTACGCCTAGTCCGGTTACCCAATACTCAACAGTTATTAACACCGTAACGGCCTGCGTCCAAGAAAAGGAACaggattcagccattttgaacCAATATCTACCCCCAATATCGACGCCACCCCCAGTTCTAACGGAAGAAGGTTCCCACGCGGAAGTAGACCGCACCTATCTGCCACCGGATACATCTGGCAGGTCTTCCGCAACGAACGACATCAACGATGGCAATGTGCTAAACCTGAGCGCCAGCGACAGTGATGGAAATTTGGTGGTTCTGAGGAGAAGTGCTATCAAATCAACACCGAACGATGCGAGGCGAGCCCGATATTTGCTGAATCTGGGAGCGCTGCCTCCGCTGGCTTGA